A genomic region of Amphiura filiformis chromosome 6, Afil_fr2py, whole genome shotgun sequence contains the following coding sequences:
- the LOC140155739 gene encoding retinol dehydrogenase 8-like, translated as MAPKVVAITGCSTGIGLETAVLLASDNEKRFKVFATMRNLAKKGDLEKAAGETLNKTLFIWELDVTEEESRNAFMERINKEEGGVDILINNAGVGYRNVIDLVTEEDIKRVFDTNVFGLIRLTQAVIPGMKAKKFGRIINISSMAGVAGVVFNEIYCASKFAVEGFSEALAPYLKQFNVWVTLIEAGPVVTKFVDNMGGLGLLGVDQKIDKQTQELQLKPRNGWPARQQGKDISEVIKKAILSDKPQLRYQTSEVLVKHASLKLQDPTGDSIVQAITHMNGWDK; from the exons ATGGCGCCAAAGGTAGTTGCGATAACTGGCTGCTCAACTGGTATTGGTCTTGAAACTGCAGTACTCTTAGCCAGCGACAACGAGAAACGTTTCAAAGTGTTTGCCACAATGAGAAACTTAGCGAAAAAGGGAGACTTAGAGAAAGCTGCTGGAGAAACCTTGAACAAAACGCTGTTTATTTGGGAGCTTGATGTTACCGAAGAAGAGTCGAGAAATGCCTTTATGGAGAGAATTAACAAAGAAGAAGGCGGAGTCGATATTTTGA TTAATAATGCTGGTGTTGGATATAGAAATGTTATTGATCTAGTAACCGAAGAGGATATCAAGAGAGTATTCGACACCAATGTGTTTGGTTTGATTCGTCTTACCCAGGCTGTGATTCCAGGCATGAAAGCCAAGAAATTCGGACGTATCATTAATATAAGTAGCATGGCTGGAGTTGCAG GAGTCGTCTTTAATGAAATCTATTGTGCCAGCAAATTTGCAGTGGAAGGGTTTTCAGAAGCTCTAGCGCCATATCTTAAACAATTCAACGTCTG GGTGACTTTGATAGAAGCTGGCCCGGTGGTGACCAAATTTGTGGATAACATGGGAGGACTAGGACTATTAGGTGTAGATCAGAAAATCGACAAACAAACACAAGAACTACAACTCAAACCCCGTAATGGTTGGCCTGCG CGTCAACAAGGCAAGGACATATCTGAAGTCATTAAGAAGGCTATTCTATCAGACAAACCTCAACTCCGTTACCAGACATCGGAGGTGCTAGTGAAACATGCTTCCTTGAAACTACAAGATCCAACTGGTGACAGCATCGTGCAAGCCATCACACACATGAACGGATGGGATAAATAA